A window from Citrus sinensis cultivar Valencia sweet orange chromosome 5, DVS_A1.0, whole genome shotgun sequence encodes these proteins:
- the LOC102611176 gene encoding probable calcium-binding protein CML29 yields the protein MAQSRPLSEETETLNHVLSLVETFRAFDSDNDGSITGAELSGIFNSVGYRASEEDVREMMRQGDANNDGLLSLEEFLEMNTKDMELGSLGNLLKAAFESLNLDGDDILTGAELHEVIENLGVGLSLADCQEIIASMDGDGDGAVSFEDLQLIVNSLL from the coding sequence ATGGCTCAATCCAGGCCTCTCTCCGAGGAAACCGAGACATTGAACCATGTCTTAAGTCTAGTGGAGACTTTCAGAGCCTTTGATTCGGACAACGATGGGTCGATCACTGGTGCTGAGCTCTCTGGAATATTCAATTCAGTTGGTTACAGGGCTAGCGAGGAAGATGTCAGGGAAATGATGCGGCAAGGTGACGCGAACAACGACGGATTGCTGAGCTTGGAGGAGTTCTTGGAGATGAACACCAAAGACATGGAGCTTGGAAGCCTTGGGAATTTGCTCAAGGCAGCTTTTGAATCTCTGAATCTTGATGGTGATGATATCTTAACTGGAGCAGAGCTGCATGaagttattgaaaatttaggaGTTGGGTTGTCATTAGCTGATTGCCAGGAGATTATTGCTTCCATGGATGGAGACGGTGATGGTGCTGTTAGCTTTGAGGACCTCCAATTAATAGTTAATTCCCTCCTCTAG